A segment of the Streptomyces sp. NBC_01235 genome:
CGACCGAGCGGCTGACCGCGACAGCCGCGCCCGCGTCCACCAGGAGCCGCTCGATGTCCTCCGCGGGATGCTTGCGGATCTCGGTCTCGAACTCGTCCCGGTCCTCCCTCGTTCCGAGGGCGTGCGCGATGCGGGAACGCAGCGTCGGAAACGTGGCCTGCATGCGAAGCCATCGGTCGTCGGCCGTCTGGAACTCGCACATCCAGGTGTGGGAGACCTGCTGCCGCGCCGAGGGGTCGAGGGGCTGAGATGGGCCGACCGGCAGATCGAACCATCCGCTGGCAAGGATCCGGTCCACCCTTACCCGCGCTCCCCTGCCGCCGACCGTGGCGAGGAGGTCGCTGAGGGCCAGCCCTGCTGCGGCGAACGACGCCGCGGCCAGGTCGGTCACCGCGAACGGCGACCGCAATGCACCGTGTCCCTCGAACCGCACTCGGTCCAGCGCTTCCTTCTGCCCTCCCAGCGAGTCCCAGATCTCGGAGAGGAAACCCCGCGCGGCGGGGTGATCGCAGTCGTTCATGGCGCCGTCCTTTCGGTGCCCGTCGGTGCCGGGAGCTGCAGTGCCTTCGGCTGGAGGAACTCCTCCAGGCCGTGGACGCCCAGTTCACGGCCGTTGCCGGACTGCTTGTAGCCGCCGAATGGGGCGAGCAGGTTCAAGCGTGCGCCGTTGATGTGGACCATGCCGGTGTCCAGGCCACGGGCGAAGGCGACGGCACGTTCCTCGCTGGCCGAGAACACCGCGCCGGACAGTCCGTACAGGGAGTTGTTCGCGATCCGCAGGGCGTCCTCCTCGTCCCCGTATGCCATGAGGACGATGACCGGGCCGAAGATCTCCTCCTGGGCGATGGTCATGTCCTCGGTGACATCGGCGAAGACCGTGGGGCGCACGTAGTAGCCGGTGAGCAGGCCGGCCGGGGGCTCGACACCGCCGGTCACCAGCCGGGCACCCTGGCCGACGGCGTCGACGATGTACGCGCGCACCCGGTCGCGCTGGGCCGCCGAGGCGACGGGGCCGACCTGGGTCCGCTCGTCGGCGGGATCGCCCACGACCGTGCTCTCGGCCGCCTCCCTGGCCAGTTCCACCGCGCGCTCGTAGGCATCGCGGTGCACGAGCATCCGGGTCCACGCCGTGCAGGTCTGGCCCGAGTTGCTCAGGACGTTGGCCACCCCGTCGCGGACCGCGGAGTCCAGGTCGGCGTCGGGGAGGATGATGTTGGCGGACTTGCCGCCGAGTTCGAGTGCGACCTTCTTGACGGTGGCCGCGGCGAGTTCGCCGATGCGTTTTCCGGCTCGGGTCGATCCGGTGAAGGAGACCATGTCGACGCCTGGATGGGCGACCAGTGCCTCACCGGCGACGGAGCCGATGCCGGGCACGAGGTTGAAGACGCCGGCGGGGAGTTCGATGGAGTCGACGATCTCGGCGAGGAGGTAGGCGTTGAGCGGGGTCACCTCGGACGGCTTGAGCACGACGGTGCAGCCTGCGGCCAGGGCGGCCGCCACCTTGGCGACGACCTGGTGCAGCGGGTAGTTCCAGGGGGTGATGGCGGCGACGACGCCGACCGGCTCCTTGACGACGAGCGAGGTGGCGATGCGCTCCTCGAACTCGTACGTCTCCAGCAGCCGGGCATACGACTCGGCGACCGCGATCGGCAGCCCCGCCTGGACCGTCTGGGACAGCTGTCGCGGCGCGCCCATCTCCGCGGTGATGGTCGCGGCGATCTCGTCGGCGCGCTCCACCAGGCCCTGGTGGAGCCGGTCCAGGAAGGCCTTGCGTTCGGCGGGGGTGGTGCGGGACCAGCCGGGCAGCGCCGCGCGGGCGGCGGCGACGGCCGCGTCGACGTCCTTCGCGGAGGCGGCCGGCACGGTGGCGATGACCTGCTCGGTGGCCGGGTTGACCACCTCGGTCGTCTCGTCGCCGGAGGCCTGACACCAGGCGCCGTCGATGTAGAAGTTCTTGTGTTCGAGCACGATGTCCGAAACTCCCTCTTCGTGGTGGCGCATGTCAGTGGCGGCCGAACATCTGCGGGTTGCCCTCGTCGATCCAGACGGACTTGGTCTCGGTGTAGTCGTCGAGCGCGTCGGGGCCCAGTTCGCGGCCGATGCCGCTCTGCTTGAACCCGCCGAACGGCACGGCGTAGTGGACGACGCGGTAGGCGTTGACCCAGACCGTGCCGGCGCGCAGCCGCTTGACCATGCGGTGGGCGCGGCCGATGTCCCCCGTCCACACGGCAGCGGCGAGACCGAAATCGATGTCGTTGGCGAGCCGGGCCGCGTCGTCCTCGCCGCTGAACCGCACGACGCCGGCCACGGGCCCGAAGATCTCCTCCTGGGCGAGCCGTGAGGAGTTGTCGACGCCGGAGAAGACGGTGGGCCGGACGAAGAGGCCGCGGGCCAGCTCCGTGGTGGAGGCGTCCCGGACACCGCCCGCGGCCAGGCGCGCCCCTTCGGACTGCCCGATGTCGATGTAGTCGAGGACCTTGTCGAACTGGTTGCGGCAGGCGAGCGGGCCCACGTCGGTCGCCGGGTCGAGCGGGTCGCCCAGGACCAGCTTGTCCGCGGCCGCCGACAGGGCGTCGACGAACTCGTCGTACACGCTGTCCTCGACCAGGACCCGGGAGCCTGCCATGCAGGTCTGACCGGTCGCCGCGAAGATGCCGCCCATGACTCCGTGCACGGCGTTGTCGAGATCGGCGTCGGCGAAGACGATGTTGGGTGACTTTCCGCCGAGTTCCAGGGTGACCCGCCCGATGCGGGGTGCGGCGGCGTTGAGCATGGCCTTGCCCGCCGCGGTCGATCCGGTGAACGCGATCTTGTCCACGCCGGGGTGTCCTGTCAGCGCGGCGCCGGTCGGCTGCCCGAAGCCGGTGACGACGTTGACGACGCCCTTGGGGAAGCCGGCCTCCTCACACAGTTCGGCGAGGCGCAGGGTGGAGGTGGGAGTCACCTCGGACGGCTTGATGACGAGCGTGCACCCGGCCGCGAGCGCGGGAAACAGCTTCCACGACAGCAGGGTCAGCGGCGAGTTCCACGGGGTGATCGCCGCGACGACGCCGACTGGCTCAGGCACGGTGTATGCGGTGAAGCCGGGGTGGGCGGAAAGGGTGGAGCCGTGGTGGTTCTCCGCGAGCCCCGCCACGTAGCGGGCGTGGGCCGCCAGCGCCCGTGCTCCGGGCAGCATCTCGCTGATGAGTTTGCCGTTCTCGTGGATCTGGATGAAGGCCAGTTCCTCGGCGTGCTCCTCGATGAGGTCGGCGAGCTTGCGCAGCAGGCCTGCGCGCAGCGCGGCGGGGGTGCGTGACCAGCCGTCCTCGTCGAAGGCCCGCCTGGCCGCACGTACGGCCCGGTCGACGTCCTCCGCGGTGGCGGCGGGGACGCGACCCCAGGAACGGTTCTCGTACGGGTCGAGGCAGGAGAAGGTCTCGCCGCCGGAGGCGGGTACCCACTCGCCGTCGATGAGCATCAGGTAGTCGCGGTCCATCCCGGCCGGGAAGCGCTCCGAGCGCGAGGGGGCCGCCGTGGCCGCCGTGTGGTCCGTCATTTCTCGTTTTCCCATCTGAGTGGTTCTCTGCGTGGCTCAGAGCAGTTGCTTGAGGGGGACCGACAGGTCCTGGAGCGCTTCCGGGGCGACCTGGGCGCGGGCCGCGACCAGCTTTCTGGCGGCGGTGAAGTCCCGGGGGCTGCAGACCACGTCCGCGGCGCGGACCTGGCCGTCCTTGAGGTAGAAGGCCGCGAACGACCGCCCGGCCTCGGCAGTGCCGCGGATGACGACGTCGTCGTATCCGGTGGACAGCCCTGTGGTCTGGAGCTTGACGTCGTACTGGTCGGACCAGAACCACGGGATGGCGGTGTACGGCTGAGGGTTTCCGGTCACGGTGGCGGCGGCGACCCTGGCCTGTTCGGAGGCGTTGGGCACCGACTCCAGTCTGCGGCGTCCGCCGTGCTCGCCGCAGGGGTGGCTGGTGCAGTCGCCTATGGCAAGGACGGCGGGGTCCTCGGTACGGCAGTGCTCGTCCACGACGATTCCGTTGTCGACGGCGAGCCCGGCCTGCTCGGCGAGTTCGGTGTTGGGGACCAGTCCGATGCCGACGAGGACGATGTCAGCGTCGATCCGCTCGCCGCTCTTGAGTTCCACGGCGGCCACCGAGCCGTCAGGGGCGAAGGCGAAGCCGGTCACCGCGGTGTCGACGCGGATGTCCACGCCCTCCTCCGCGTGCACCCGCTGGTAGAACGCGGAGACCTGCGGCGCGGTCACCCGGGCCAGGACGCGGGGCAGCGCTTCCAGGACCGTCACCTCCAGACCGAGCTGTCGGGCGACGGCGGCCACTTCGAGCCCGACGTAACCGCCGCCGACGACGACGAGGCGGGCGCCCGGCACGAAGCGGTGCCGCATGGCGGTCACGTCGGCGAGGGTTCTGAGGTAGTGGACGTTGGGCGCGTCGTCGAGTCCAGGGGCGGGCAGTCTGCGCGCGCGCCCGCCGGTGGCGAGCACCAGGTGCGCGTACGGCAGCCGCTCACCATCCGCGAGGATCACGTGGCGGGCGGTCCGGTCGATCGCGGTCACCCGGGTGCCGGTGCGCAGGTCGATGCCCTGCTGCTCGTACATGGCGGGCGGCCGGATGTGCAGGTCCTCGGCTGTGGCCTTGCCGGACAGGTACGCCTTGGACAGCGGCGGGCGGGCGTAGGGGTAGCCGGGTTCCTCGCCGACGAGGGTCACAGGCCCCTGGTGGCCGGCCATGCGCAGGGAGGCGACGAAGTCCGCGCCGGCCTGACCGCCGCCGACCACGACGATACGGTCGGTCGCACTGGGTTCGATGTTCATGGTGTGCTCCCGCCCCGTCCTACTTCTGGGTCTTCGGGATGTGCACGACGATGCCGTCCAGCGAGGCGTCCAGCGTGATCTGGCAGCACAGCCGGCTGGCGTCGGTGGGTTCCTCGGAGGTCGCCTCCAGCATCTCCTCCTCGTCCTCCGACCGCGCGGGCAGCGCCCCGAGCCACTGCTCGTCCACGAAGACGTGACAGGTGGCGCAGGACAGCTCGCCACCGCATTCGGCGACGATTCCGGGTACCAGATTGGCAGTGGCGGCCTGCATGACAGAGGCTCCGTCGGCGGCGTCGGCCTCCTGCTTGGTGCCGTCCGGACGGACGAATACGACACGGGGCATGGCGGTCTCCTGATCAGGTTGCGCGGGTACGGGGTGCGGGAGAGGGGTCAGTGGGTGAACGACGGTCGGTCAACGCTGCCGAGGAGCGCGTCGAGGGAGCCGTCGTCCAGGTGCGCGGCGTTGTCGCCCAGGGTGGGTGCGGGAGCAGGGTCGGGCGGCATGTGGCCGTGCAGGATCATGGGGAATCCCTTCAGCCACTCCGGGACGCGCAGCGCCGCGCGGCGCTCGCGGTAGCGAGGGTCCCTGGCACGGTCGGCGGCCGTGTTAACGGGCACGGCTGGGACACCGGCGCGGCGGAGTTTCGCCACGGCCTTGTCACGGGGGTGCCGGGCCGTCCACTCCGAGATGGTCGCGTCGACGGTGTCCTGGTGGTTCAGCCACCAGTCCTCCGGCTCGTGGCCGGGCAGTGCGGTGATCACTTCGGCCAGCGCCCGCCGGTGTCCGGCGCTGGTGCAGGCGATCGCCAGCCAGCCGTCGGGCTCCGCGGTGGGGTAGGTGTCGTGCGGGGCGGCGCCGGGGCGGCGGTTGCCGTCCGGTGCGGGCATGCGCCCCGTCCAGACGTACTCGCCGAGCTGATCGGCCAGGGTCCAGGCGACGGCCTCCCGCTGCGAGACGTCCAGGTGGATGCCGCGTCGGCCGCTGGTGACGGCGTCCGCGACCAGCGCGGCACCGACGAAGGACACCACCTGGTCCGGGTAGTTGACGTCGCCGCCCGACCACATGGGCCGCTCCCCCGGGTAACCGGTGACGGCCGCGAGGCCGGAGAGCAGGTCCAGGGTCGAACCGAAGGAGCCGTACGAGGCCTCCGGTCCGAAGACGCCCTGACTCGACAGGGACAGGTAGACCAGGTCGGGGTTGAGCCGGTGGGCGGTGGCGTAGTCGATGCCCATGCGGGCGGTGACGCCTACCCGGAAGTTCTCGACCAGGACATCCGCCCTGCGGATGAGTCGGTGGGCGACGGCCCGGCCGTGTTCGGTCTTCAGATCGAGGCTCAGACCGCGCTTGCCGGCGTTGTTGGAGGCGAACATCGGGGAGGCCGGTGCCTGTGTCCCGGCCGCCTTGTCGGCGCTGCCCGGCATCACCCACGCCCGGAAAGGATCCGGGCGGCCCTGCGACTCGATCTTGACCACAGTCGCGCCGTAGTCGGCGAGCAGTCGGCTCGTGGCCGCCCCGGCTGTGATGGTGCCGAAGTCGAGGACGACCAGACCGTCCAGGGGCGCCGCGTCCCTGTGCTGCGCGGCCACGCTCGCGCGCGGCGTGCGGACCGCCGCCGGTCGTGGCCCGGCCGTGAAACTGCCACCGTCGTCGCCCAACCGGGGTGCCGCGACCGTTGATGACGGCGCTCCAGGCACGGTCCACGGAGGGTCGACCACAGGTGTGTCCCTGCGGCGCATACCGGGCGGAAGGACGAAGCCCCGGGTGCGGAGCTGTTGGTCGGCCATCAGGCTCTCGGCGTCGGCAGCATGGCCGAAGGGCAGTCCGAGGCGCTGCGCCTCGGTGTACAGCTCCACGGCCTCACGGCTTGCCGCCGCCTCCGCGATCACGGCCCACCACTCCTGCGAGCGCTGGGCACGCTGCTCGGGGTCGTCGAGGCCGGGCGCGTTCAGGCGGGGGTCGCCGAAGAGTTCGACGAGGGCGGGCCATTGGTGTGCGGAGAAGATGACTCCGACCCAGCCGTCCTTGGCGCGCACCACGCGCCAGCCGCCCTGCGAGGATCCGGCGCGTTTGGGGACACCGCCGCCGTGGTCGTGCAGGACGTCGCTCTTCCAGTCCATATAGGCGGCGACGTCGCTCAGGGCGACCTCGACGACGTCTCCGCGTCCCGTGCGGTCGCGGTGGCGCAGGGCGAGCATGGCGCCGTACAGGCCGACGAAGGCGGCTGCGTGGGCGCTCTGTTCGCCGCCGAGGCTGAGCGGGCGCCGGTCCGGCTCACCGATCATGGTGGCCAGTCCGCCGTACGCCTCCGCCAGGAGGCTGTCGCCGACGCTCTCGGCGTACGCTCCGGTCAGCCCGAATGCGGTGAGCGAGACGGTGACCAGTTGGGGGAACCGTTGCCGGAGCTGGTCGAAATCCAGGCCTTCGGCGGCGGCCGCGGCCGGCGTGAGATCGGTGATCAGGACGTCTGCCGTGGCGAGCAGGCTCGTCTCGTGGGCGGCCAGTTGCTCGGGGCGCAGGACGGTGCTGCGCTTGCCGGCGCCCAGGGCCGCGAAGGTGAACTCCCTTGCCCGCAGCGGCGTGCCGGTGGGCGGTTCGCACAGCAGGACGTCGTGGCCGAGGGCGGCGAACAGGCGTCCGCATGCCGCTCCCGCGACCGACTCGGTGACCTCGACCGCCCGGAAGGTGCGCTGCCCGGACATCAGCCCTGCCCCGGGTTGCGCTCGCCCGACCGGAACCGGTCGAGGCCCTCGGCCAGAGCGGTGCTGCGGCCGCGGAGTTCATCGGCGATCTCATGCCCGTAGGCGATGGCCTCGGTCCACTGGGAGATCTCGCCGGGGATCTTCCACAGGGCCTTCTTCGACCATTCCAACGCGGTCGCGTCGAAGGAAGCGACGCGTTCGGCGAGGGCGGTGACCGCAGCGTCGAGTTCCTCCAGAGGAACGGCCAGGTTGACCAGCCCCCACTCGGCCGCGGTGGTGCCATCGATGCGTTCGGCGGTGAGCACCAGCCAGGCCGCGTGCTTGGGCTTGAGCCGCAGTTGGGCGGCGGGCCCGGCGAGGGTCGGATAGAGGCCGAAGCCGATCTCCGGCATGCCGATCTGCGCCTCGTGGGCCGCGATGGCCAAGTCGGCGACGTTGATCAGGGTGGAACCGCCGCCGAGGGCGGTGCCGTTGACGGCGGCGATGACGACGGCGGGGTGATTGCGGATCTCCTCCTGCACGGCCGCCCACTCGCTGCGCCGGTCGAGTTCCGCGTCCCCGGTGCTGACGTCGCCCTCTTTGAGGTCGACACCGGCGCAGAAGGCGGAACCGTTGCCGGTCATCACGATGACCTTGGAGCGGCCGCGGCACTCGTCCAGAGCGCGCACGATCCCGACACGTGCCGCGCGGTTCATGGCGTTGCGCTTGTGAGGGCGGTTGAAGGTGATGCGGGAGACGCCGCCCGCCAAGTGCTCGACGAGGACGACCTGTTCGGTTTCCGCAGGGGAGGCGGAGGCGGTCGTCGCGCTCATGCCGACACCACCTTGAACTTCGGGATGGCCCGGTCCTCGCCTATCTGATCGAAGACGACCTCCAGCGGCATGCCGCACTGCAGGTTCTCCGGCGGGTCCACGAGGGTGGTCATCACGTACGGCCCCTCCTCCAGCTGCACGAAGGCCACCAGGTAGGGGACCTCGTCGGCGAAGGCGGGAAAGTACTTCTGGTGCATGACGATCCAGGACCACAAGGTGGCCCTGCCGCTGGCCGCACGCCATTCGAAGTCCGCGGCGAGGGTCACCGGGTCGACCGGCGCCTCGGGGTAGCGGGGGATGCCGGAGTCGCCGTACTGGAGGCGGAGTTCACCGGCGAGGGCTCCCTCCCAGAAGTCGCGGTTGGCGTCCGTGACCGGCGGGAGCATCTCGATGAGTTTCTTGTTGTCCATGGGCTTGCTCACTCCCCGACCAGGACGTGCGACGTGGTGATGGGCGAAGCGCAGATGTACTGGGCGACGTTGCAGTCCGCCACCTGGCGCGGGCCGGCCTCGCCGCGGATCTGGCGCACCGCCTCGACGTGGTGGCCCCAGCCCTGCATGTAGCTCTCGCCGGTGTGCCCGCCTGCGGTGTTGACGGGCATTTCGCCGCCCCGGGCGATGCGGTCGGCGGTCGCCCACTTCCAGGCCTCGCCGCGCGGCGCGTGGTCGAAGCCCTCCAGGCTGAACAGGACGGTGGGGGTGAAGTTGTCGTAGATCTGCAGGCAGTCCATGTCCTGCGGGCCGTAGCCCGAGGCCGCGTACACCCGCCGGGCCACGTCCTGGGAGGCGGAGTAGAAGAAGTCCGTGCTCGTGTAGTAGTTGCTGACGCTGGCCCGAGCAGCAGTGGCCGCCACCCGTACCGGCCGCTTGGCCAGGTCGCGGGCCTTCTCCACGGTGGTGAGGATCAGCGCGACGCCGCCGTCGTTGATGATGCAGTAGTCGTACAGGCGCAGCGGGTCGGCGATGTAGCGGGAGGCGAGGTACTGCTCCTCGGTGATCTCCTCGCGCATCACGGCCACCGGGTTGAGGGCGGCGTTGCGGCGGTTGTTGATCGCGATCGGGGCG
Coding sequences within it:
- a CDS encoding enoyl-CoA hydratase/isomerase family protein: MSATTASASPAETEQVVLVEHLAGGVSRITFNRPHKRNAMNRAARVGIVRALDECRGRSKVIVMTGNGSAFCAGVDLKEGDVSTGDAELDRRSEWAAVQEEIRNHPAVVIAAVNGTALGGGSTLINVADLAIAAHEAQIGMPEIGFGLYPTLAGPAAQLRLKPKHAAWLVLTAERIDGTTAAEWGLVNLAVPLEELDAAVTALAERVASFDATALEWSKKALWKIPGEISQWTEAIAYGHEIADELRGRSTALAEGLDRFRSGERNPGQG
- a CDS encoding aldehyde dehydrogenase family protein, which produces MLEHKNFYIDGAWCQASGDETTEVVNPATEQVIATVPAASAKDVDAAVAAARAALPGWSRTTPAERKAFLDRLHQGLVERADEIAATITAEMGAPRQLSQTVQAGLPIAVAESYARLLETYEFEERIATSLVVKEPVGVVAAITPWNYPLHQVVAKVAAALAAGCTVVLKPSEVTPLNAYLLAEIVDSIELPAGVFNLVPGIGSVAGEALVAHPGVDMVSFTGSTRAGKRIGELAAATVKKVALELGGKSANIILPDADLDSAVRDGVANVLSNSGQTCTAWTRMLVHRDAYERAVELAREAAESTVVGDPADERTQVGPVASAAQRDRVRAYIVDAVGQGARLVTGGVEPPAGLLTGYYVRPTVFADVTEDMTIAQEEIFGPVIVLMAYGDEEDALRIANNSLYGLSGAVFSASEERAVAFARGLDTGMVHINGARLNLLAPFGGYKQSGNGRELGVHGLEEFLQPKALQLPAPTGTERTAP
- a CDS encoding NAD(P)/FAD-dependent oxidoreductase, with the protein product MNIEPSATDRIVVVGGGQAGADFVASLRMAGHQGPVTLVGEEPGYPYARPPLSKAYLSGKATAEDLHIRPPAMYEQQGIDLRTGTRVTAIDRTARHVILADGERLPYAHLVLATGGRARRLPAPGLDDAPNVHYLRTLADVTAMRHRFVPGARLVVVGGGYVGLEVAAVARQLGLEVTVLEALPRVLARVTAPQVSAFYQRVHAEEGVDIRVDTAVTGFAFAPDGSVAAVELKSGERIDADIVLVGIGLVPNTELAEQAGLAVDNGIVVDEHCRTEDPAVLAIGDCTSHPCGEHGGRRRLESVPNASEQARVAAATVTGNPQPYTAIPWFWSDQYDVKLQTTGLSTGYDDVVIRGTAEAGRSFAAFYLKDGQVRAADVVCSPRDFTAARKLVAARAQVAPEALQDLSVPLKQLL
- a CDS encoding aldehyde dehydrogenase, producing MTDHTAATAAPSRSERFPAGMDRDYLMLIDGEWVPASGGETFSCLDPYENRSWGRVPAATAEDVDRAVRAARRAFDEDGWSRTPAALRAGLLRKLADLIEEHAEELAFIQIHENGKLISEMLPGARALAAHARYVAGLAENHHGSTLSAHPGFTAYTVPEPVGVVAAITPWNSPLTLLSWKLFPALAAGCTLVIKPSEVTPTSTLRLAELCEEAGFPKGVVNVVTGFGQPTGAALTGHPGVDKIAFTGSTAAGKAMLNAAAPRIGRVTLELGGKSPNIVFADADLDNAVHGVMGGIFAATGQTCMAGSRVLVEDSVYDEFVDALSAAADKLVLGDPLDPATDVGPLACRNQFDKVLDYIDIGQSEGARLAAGGVRDASTTELARGLFVRPTVFSGVDNSSRLAQEEIFGPVAGVVRFSGEDDAARLANDIDFGLAAAVWTGDIGRAHRMVKRLRAGTVWVNAYRVVHYAVPFGGFKQSGIGRELGPDALDDYTETKSVWIDEGNPQMFGRH
- a CDS encoding Zn-ribbon domain-containing OB-fold protein — its product is MDNKKLIEMLPPVTDANRDFWEGALAGELRLQYGDSGIPRYPEAPVDPVTLAADFEWRAASGRATLWSWIVMHQKYFPAFADEVPYLVAFVQLEEGPYVMTTLVDPPENLQCGMPLEVVFDQIGEDRAIPKFKVVSA
- a CDS encoding CaiB/BaiF CoA-transferase family protein is translated as MSGQRTFRAVEVTESVAGAACGRLFAALGHDVLLCEPPTGTPLRAREFTFAALGAGKRSTVLRPEQLAAHETSLLATADVLITDLTPAAAAAEGLDFDQLRQRFPQLVTVSLTAFGLTGAYAESVGDSLLAEAYGGLATMIGEPDRRPLSLGGEQSAHAAAFVGLYGAMLALRHRDRTGRGDVVEVALSDVAAYMDWKSDVLHDHGGGVPKRAGSSQGGWRVVRAKDGWVGVIFSAHQWPALVELFGDPRLNAPGLDDPEQRAQRSQEWWAVIAEAAASREAVELYTEAQRLGLPFGHAADAESLMADQQLRTRGFVLPPGMRRRDTPVVDPPWTVPGAPSSTVAAPRLGDDGGSFTAGPRPAAVRTPRASVAAQHRDAAPLDGLVVLDFGTITAGAATSRLLADYGATVVKIESQGRPDPFRAWVMPGSADKAAGTQAPASPMFASNNAGKRGLSLDLKTEHGRAVAHRLIRRADVLVENFRVGVTARMGIDYATAHRLNPDLVYLSLSSQGVFGPEASYGSFGSTLDLLSGLAAVTGYPGERPMWSGGDVNYPDQVVSFVGAALVADAVTSGRRGIHLDVSQREAVAWTLADQLGEYVWTGRMPAPDGNRRPGAAPHDTYPTAEPDGWLAIACTSAGHRRALAEVITALPGHEPEDWWLNHQDTVDATISEWTARHPRDKAVAKLRRAGVPAVPVNTAADRARDPRYRERRAALRVPEWLKGFPMILHGHMPPDPAPAPTLGDNAAHLDDGSLDALLGSVDRPSFTH
- a CDS encoding thiolase family protein, whose product is MPERRQVAIVGVGQTDFGALYANKDAHRDAYALGAQALRLALDDAGLRKDEVDGLLTARIHYEHGAHVLGIPSPRVINALEGSGRMSGVAVQHAVSLIETGQADIVACVYGNNGRSVKMTYGGAYTDSPTTRYDAMYGMTSPGAYVGMMYRRYAHDYGVPDGALAPIAINNRRNAALNPVAVMREEITEEQYLASRYIADPLRLYDYCIINDGGVALILTTVEKARDLAKRPVRVAATAARASVSNYYTSTDFFYSASQDVARRVYAASGYGPQDMDCLQIYDNFTPTVLFSLEGFDHAPRGEAWKWATADRIARGGEMPVNTAGGHTGESYMQGWGHHVEAVRQIRGEAGPRQVADCNVAQYICASPITTSHVLVGE
- a CDS encoding 2Fe-2S iron-sulfur cluster-binding protein; its protein translation is MPRVVFVRPDGTKQEADAADGASVMQAATANLVPGIVAECGGELSCATCHVFVDEQWLGALPARSEDEEEMLEATSEEPTDASRLCCQITLDASLDGIVVHIPKTQK